The region CGAAGAGCTGAACTGGAAACCGGCACCAGGCGCATGGAGCATAGGGCAGTGCCTGAGCCATCTCATTACGGCCCACGCACTTTATGTGGATAAACTGGAGAAAGTAATCAGCAATGGCTGGAGCAGAAATAAGATTGAGAAGAAGCGGAAATTCAGGCCGGGCTGGTTTGGCAAGTGGTTTATCAAAAAAGTTGGCCCTGAAATAAATGGGACAGTGAAGTCGCCCAAATACTTTCTGCCAAAGGATTCTGTAGATAAAACCATCATCGGGGAGTTTTTGCGGCAGCAGGATCAAATCATCGCTTTGGTACGAAAAGCAGACGGCCTGAACCTGAACAAAAATCGTATCGCTTCGCCTGTTACAAAATTTTTACGCTTCAAGCTTGGTGATGGTTTTTCCGTGATTGAGGTTCACGAAGAGCGGCACCTGAATCAGGCTGAGCGCGTACTGGCCTTGCAGAAGGAAAGCAAGCCGGTGTGATAAAAATTGCCTGGTCGCCCCTTTATTGCCTGCCTCTTCCTGCCAATCACCGGTTCCCGATGGTTAAGTATGAATTGATCCCGGAGCAACTCCTGTATGAAGGGACATTTGCGCAGGAAAATTTCTTTGAGCCGGGAATGGATGAAATCTGGATTGCGGCCACCCACGATGCGGCATATATTAGAAAGGTAAAGACCGGAGCACTGTCGCGCCTGGAAATGCGCAGGATAGGGTTTCCGTATAGCCACCAAATGGTGCAACGGGAAATAAATATTATGAATGGCACCACAGAAGCGGCTTCGTATGCACTGGAACATGGCATTGCCTTCAACATAGCCGGTGGAACCCATCATGCCTCACGAGATACTGGCGAGGGTTTCTGCATTTTTAATGACATAGCCGTGGCCGCTACTTTTTTAATTGAAACGCAAAAAGCCAAACAGGTGCTGGTGGCAGACCTGGATGTACATCAGGGAAATGGTACGGCTAAAATTTTTGAGCACGAACCGCGTGTTTTCACATTCAGTATGCATGGCACCAATAATTTCCCGCTAAAGAAGACGGAGAGCGACCTGGACATAGCGCTGTCAGATGGCACCGGAGATGAAGAATACCTCACGCTGCTCAATGAAAATTTGCAACGGCTTATCCGTCAGCTTCAGCCCGATTTTATCTTTTATCAGGCCGGTGTAGATGTTATTGCATCCGACAAGCTGGGCCGCCTAAACCTAAGCCTTGAAGGCTGCCGCGAGCGCGACCGGCTGGTTTTGGAGCAAGCACGGGTTCATAATATTCCGCTTGTAGCAGTAATGGGCGGAGGCTACTCCACCAGCATCCGCGAAATTGTGGAGGCGCATTGTAATCTTTATCGGCTGGCTGCAAATATTTATGGTTGATTGTAATATCACTTTCGTATTT is a window of Bacteroidia bacterium DNA encoding:
- a CDS encoding DinB family protein; this encodes MEASVKNPHLQKVIASLERTNERVARLADLTAEELNWKPAPGAWSIGQCLSHLITAHALYVDKLEKVISNGWSRNKIEKKRKFRPGWFGKWFIKKVGPEINGTVKSPKYFLPKDSVDKTIIGEFLRQQDQIIALVRKADGLNLNKNRIASPVTKFLRFKLGDGFSVIEVHEERHLNQAERVLALQKESKPV
- a CDS encoding histone deacetylase, producing the protein MIKIAWSPLYCLPLPANHRFPMVKYELIPEQLLYEGTFAQENFFEPGMDEIWIAATHDAAYIRKVKTGALSRLEMRRIGFPYSHQMVQREINIMNGTTEAASYALEHGIAFNIAGGTHHASRDTGEGFCIFNDIAVAATFLIETQKAKQVLVADLDVHQGNGTAKIFEHEPRVFTFSMHGTNNFPLKKTESDLDIALSDGTGDEEYLTLLNENLQRLIRQLQPDFIFYQAGVDVIASDKLGRLNLSLEGCRERDRLVLEQARVHNIPLVAVMGGGYSTSIREIVEAHCNLYRLAANIYG